One Salvelinus sp. IW2-2015 unplaced genomic scaffold, ASM291031v2 Un_scaffold1159, whole genome shotgun sequence DNA window includes the following coding sequences:
- the LOC112069928 gene encoding ubiquitin carboxyl-terminal hydrolase 43-like, translating to MTDHENPNRSDQVVLSELYATGFQRSFSDDDDLTSVAESDVVYAFQAPPLHTRGGSTRILGFHHSLPSSPYTSGPEGKRLPPSTTLSSEFLNHGGSTKVLLVICNTAGSGQQAVRFGPPFLMREERTLSWISSSRVSSASSIT from the exons ATGACTGAccacgagaatccaaataggtcagatcag GTGGTCCTGTCAGAGCTCTACGCCACCGGCTTCCAGCGTTCGTTCTCTGACGACGACGATCTGACCAGCGTTGCGGAGAGCGATGTGGTCTATGCCTTCCAGGCTCCGCCCCTCCACACACGGGGAGGCTCCACGCGAATCTTGG gcttCCACCACAGCCTCCCATCCTCGCCGTACACCTCTGGGCCAGAGGGTAAAAGGTTACCCCCATCGACCACTCTGTCCTCAGAGTTTCTGAACCACGGTGGTTCCACCAAGGTCCTCCTCGTAATCTGCAACACGGCAGGCTCTGGCCAGCAGGCTGTCAG gTTCGGCCCTCCCTTCCTCATGAGAGAGGAGCGTACCCTGTCCTGGATCAGCTCCAGCAGAGTATCCTCAGCAAGCTCTATTACCTGA